A portion of the Malania oleifera isolate guangnan ecotype guangnan chromosome 3, ASM2987363v1, whole genome shotgun sequence genome contains these proteins:
- the LOC131152235 gene encoding photosystem II D1 precursor processing protein PSB27-H2, chloroplastic, translating to MRMAVLLAVQRYPPIFSCPLGKFLKPITADELQSRSYVVLPFQETHSSRRQLCSGISLVAFLAFNCSLTPLPLLAEDELKGQEDRDSGIIGAINSLFDPNEKTKSGKVLPKAYLRSAREVVKTLRESLKEDPKDISKFRQTADAAKESIREYLSNWKGQQTVASEESYLVLEKAFRSLASFYSKAGPFAPLPEEVKSEILNDLNTAEESL from the exons ATGAGGATGGCTGTTCTTCTTGCAGTTCAGAGATACCCTCCTATATTTTCTTGTCCGCTTGGAAAATTCTTGAAACCTATCACTGCAG aTGAACTACAATCCAGGTCTTATGTTGTGCTACCCTTTCAAGAAACCCATTCTAGTCGGCGGCAATTATGCAGTGGTATTTCATTGGTTGCTTTTCTGGCATTTAACTGCAGCTTAACACCATTACCACTTTTGGCTGAGGATGAATTAAAGGGCCAAGAGGATAGGGATAGTGGTATCATTGGGGCTATTAATTCATTGTTTGATCCCAATGAGAAAACAAAGTCTGGAAAAGTATTGCCAAAGGCCTACTTGAGGTCTGCAAGGGAGGTTGTGAAGACATTGCGTGAATCATTAAAGGAAGACCCCAAGGATATTTCTAAATTTAGACAGACAGCAGATGCAGCAAAGGAATCAATCCGAGAGTATCTGAGCAACTGGAAGGGTCAACAAACAGTGGCCAGTGAG GAGTCATATCTTGTGCTAGAGAAAGCATTCAGATCTCTGGCCAGCTTCTACTCAAAGGCAGGTCCGTTTGCTCCACTTCCAGAGGAGGTTAAGTCtgaaattttaaatgatttaaacACGGCTGAGGAATCTTTGTGA